The genomic interval TATTTAATTTCCATACAGCTTTGTCATTTAAAGAACCCTTATTACAATGTTGGTGACATCAATTTAGCACATAGAAAATATCCCATTCCAAtcctttattttcttcatttggtCTGCTTAAAATTCAGGATATTAACAATCTTCAATACAGTGTTTTTCTTAGTTTAAATTAGGGTTAAAAACGTCATTTTTTTTACCAAACCtggaaacaattttttacaaagaatttttatcatcaaacttAAAATATAAGTCAAGGGGTCACCAAAAAAAAAGTTCTAGTGATTTTCTCTATGGGGAAGGAGTTATGACCTTTTATATAAAGGTCAATCTATTTGTAGTAACGAGTTAGTACTTCGTTAACCACACAGTGTAGATGCTTAATTTTAGCTCAAATTGTTCGCAATGTACAATTTTCCTATTTGCAATAATggaatatttttctaaaaaattacCAGAAACGctatttctgacctttgacctttctTTACCGGAAGTTTCATACCTACATAACTATTTGACCTAGAGAGCTGGTTTTGGtactaatttgtttataatgtacAACTTTATATTTGCAGTAACGACACATTTGTCTATAAAGTAATTAGAAATACCATTTATTGACCGTTGAACCTAATTAAccaatattattcaattattattaggcctaataataaaaatcaagtATTAACACTGCCACCCCATGGCTGTACAAAGCCTAAACTTTTTGACCAATCAGGAAGCGCCATCTAGCAGGTTACTTTTCAAAGGAGGTGGATTTTCCATGCTCAAAAGTTTTTTGGGGTGTATGGGCAAAATAATAAAGGAATCTGGCCTCGAAGAAATAATTGGTATGCTTTATGGTACAAATACGTCGCAGCACATCATGTCTGGTGCAGCATATGCTAAAGCTGTAGGGGAAGGCGGGGCATGATGGGACAAGGGGCAGGATGGCTGTATTTTGAAGGCTAACAGAGTAGAGGGGGTTATTTCTACATGCTTTATTACAGTCTTCATAATATACGTGTTGAAAAAATTTCAGCGAGAAAAAACAAGTAATTCTTTagttttttaacaataaaactgATTTAGCGAACTACACAATTTTGGTCAGTAAGTTTTAACCACCAACTGAAAGTTTTTAACTGGTCATATTCAttcaaaattaatgtttttttagaaAGGCGAGATACTACGTATTCATCCAAATGGACATTGGTCACTCATGCATGGATAAACACATAGCATTCACTTTGGTAAACTATACTGTTGGTGGGGCAGCAAGGTGTCCCgtcagcgattttttttttcgtacataagttggggacaccctcatgaaacgtcacaaaataaacatgaataattcatcagttaaatgtgttgttccgtgtgcacccaagcgtatagcaacaagaagcgattacacaactgcgatacgatactttctacagtaggcctagaagTAAATTCAcgcgattgccttcgcgcactcttcttcacacaaaatgtgtcgagtcgaggctaatcgacagctaggcaagacattaaactaagtagtaattcattggacatagcccaaagaaagcctAGACCCACaaaaataaagaatgtgtataatttgtgtactgtattttttttaattctgctattttattatcaaaaaatgcatgtactcaaaggaactttaaaactgcgcgtatatgaacacatgagatgggaagattagacccacgagaataaaaaatgtatttttgtgtaatatttattgtttaattttgctgacttattactcggattgtgtcatacctataacacacacacacacacagctctactagaatagacatatgtttagagactaataattaggcctaggcctaatagtattaatagaaactataattttaacacgtaattctttagtaataaattatattaaaaacactatcataaactaaaggctgattatttcgacaatccacacaaaacaccgctattcttctatgaaatcgcacgccgcaacaacagcgcagagataggcctagaatcgtaccgcacttgtgtaatcacttcttgttgctatacgcttgggtgcacacggaacaagaacatttaactgatgaattattcatgtttcttttgtgacgtttcatgaggggtccccaacttatgtacgaaaaaaaaatcgcgcccCGCCTTCCCCTACGCACACATTATGTTAATTGATGCTGCTCTTTGCCACTCGATTTTACAGACCATACTTGCTGAATTACCCCCGTTACGGTTTCAGAGATGTTGCAACATGCTGAAAACGTAAATTTGCAATTAAGCGAACAACTAGGCTCAATATCCAAGAAATCTAGGACTGCAAACCTGTGGACGGAGTTTCATTATATGGTAACAATAGTACGAAACTTCATAAGAGCTGAACGAGAAAATAACTGGGAACTACACATTAAGGCAGTTGGACAAATGCTGCCTTATTTTGCAGCGTGTCGACATGCTCACTATGCTAAAGGCAGCCGTATATACCTTCAGACTATTATACTTCTcatgaaaatgacaaacttaaatatattttgggatactcagataatttaattgatgaagagtgtgaaaatattttggatagtttttgtaaaagatacctaaaacaagcatggaaatttcgaaatgattcactgaattccatgactcaataactatgttatctacattgctacattaaaattgaaaaaaaagtggggggggggggggggtgggtttcgtaataagctgtgtttatcagttgattttattttatttcatacactTTTACTAaatcttgttttgtattcattgtgtaaagtaatgatctactgtatgtatcgatgtaagttgggggggggggggggtaggataggggttgatagttagttgcttttgccttttttttacttttctgttaattgttatattttatattgtgaaggatgcacctttgtgctaagtgtgccaccgatctaaaggtgtaattccaaataaataaataaataaataaactatgtTGCAGTTGGATAAAGATGATCCTGCCACATGGGCAACAGAAAGGGGGAACATCCGTTTGGACCTATTGGTGGCGCTATACCAACTCATCATCGTCATGGGATTAACAACGCTAGACGATGAAACGCCAGTTGAGAATGAAACCTGATAGGTTTCAAAACGTATTGTAAGTTcgcttatattattttttaattgttctaaaagaaattttatttaatacctaTTCCACAACCAGATGAAATTCTTCcaaaataggatttagtttagcacttTTCCCTACTATACTCATTTTGGTTGTACttgcgcacagtgataataaataggatttagtttagcactgtgctcTAGTATACCCTTTTTGGTTATACTTAAGCATAGTGATattaaataggatttagtttagcacttTTCGCTACTTTACTCATTTTAGTTGTaattgagcacagtgataataaatagaatttagtttagcactgtgcgctagtATACCTGTTCTGAAGAACAACAAAAGAATAATGAGGGCGCTATTGTATAGTGTGTAAAAGGACGTTTTGGCGTGccataaaaagaaaaagaaaagaaaaacaaataccGACAGCGTGGTTGGTAAGAAGTGTGCAAATAAATGATAATACAAATCAGAAAGTTCTTGcgtatatattattatgggCCTTTCTTCAACACAAGAAAATTTGTAGCAGAGCTAGCGAGGTTAGATATACCAAtttaaacaatgtttgtttgtttttatttcttgctcatataaaaataaaagtggtacagaaatatatatatatacatcaaaAGTCGAAGACttaacaaacaacaaaatcagaacaaagacaacaacaaaaaacgagTAGGAGCAAAGGAAAACCCTCTAAACCCGGAAGTTTGTATCCTGAGAGGTcccaaaagaaaaaacaaaggaaaaatGAACAATTAATCAGACGGCAGGAAGTGAGAAAAGGCTAAATTAGTCAATTCGTTCTTTGAGGATTTTCTTTATATGAAGCTTGAAGGTGgactttaaattaatttctttgatATTCTGAGGTAAACTATTCCAGAGAATTAtgctattataaaaaaatgtagaagCAATGCAACTGGattttgtataaatgttaacaaaatcGTGTATGCTGCCACTTGTATTATGGTGATGTCTTTCTGAAACTTTCAAAAAGTTTTCACACATATACACAGGGGAGAAATTGtgcattaaattaaaaatatgattgaGTTGCAGTTGATTCActctatttataatatttagataGCCAGCAAGTTTAAAGTCGGAGGCAGAAAGGTGATATCGTGGTCCCTTTCCTAGGACAAATCTAATGACCTTATTTTGGACACGTTGGAGTTTGGAGACATACCATTTTGAAATACCACAGTACCAAGAGCAACAGCAATAGTCTATAAGGCATAGAGCCAAAGGAGATGCCAATAATCTCTTTGTTTTAAGATCAAGGCGGCTAGCAGATCTATACAGAAATTTGAGTCTCGAGTTGAGTTGAGTTTTTTTAGGATATGCGAACATATCACCTCCCCTGACAGATGTTGATCGAATTCAAGGCCCAAGTAGGCCTAAACTACAGATGGTTTGGCTTTGATAGTTGAATTACAAATTTTGATAGATGCATTCTTAGTATACTTCGTGTAGATTTGGAGCAAAAGATAATCAATTCCGTTTTGTTTATAAGCCATCTTTGGCAATTTTCAATGTTCATTTTTAATTCTGTCTTAACCACATCAATGTCCCTATGTAGCAGAGCACTATCATCAGCATACTGCAACAACTTGCAGTCAACTGATGAAGGCATGTCGTTCATGTAACACAAGAAGAGCAAAGCCCCAACAGGCTGCCATGAGGGACACCACATTTCACCGTTCTAGCCTCCGACATAGCTTTATTTATAGGCTACAAACAATTTGTTTCCTATTTTCTAGGTACGACTCAAACCATTTAACAGATTTAATACCTAATTCGGATAGTTTATGGCATAGCACACGATGATCAACGCAGTCCAACACTTTTTGAATATCAAGCAGGATCATACCAACAAAATTACCTTTATCAAGGCATTTTCTGATGTGGTCCTGCAAATAAATATGACAAGTTTCAGTAGAATGAGCGCTGCGAAATCCTGactgaaatttaaaaagtagATTTTTTTCCTCAAGATAATTATACAACTGTGCTTCACCAGATTAAGGAATAGAATATGTAAATAAGATACCATGAATGATGaatctattatgtttttttttttgtttgttttttttcttgctactatactgtatgttttgtaaatatgtataccttgatgatttgaaaacaaaaagacaaaatgtgaaaagctttttatagattgatgataaaaaaaaatgatgaaggatAAGAAGGTTTAGGTTTAAGTGGGGAAGTGTTTTCATCAAAGCTTTCATATTATaggtatataccgtatatatgtaatttgcacattcttactgcatgtggaattttgaaatgataaaatggttaaaaagaaaaaaaaaatgtctaatttttttaatggatcattaaacacaaatgttgttaaatgataatgtatgtataaaaaaataatagaataaatattaagtaaaaaaaaataattgaatgaacccacataggaaaaaaaaagttaaatgaaactttgatgggttatactgtagatgcaaaaaaggataatctgttggaaataaattttgtaaacatttaaagatcaaaaaaatcaatgttaaaggatgaggaaaatataatgttaacagtaaaaagttagtaagtaattagtataacagagaatatgcattgtttaaatgaaaatatgtttgcatagataaatccaaagaaaaataaaatgggacaaacccatgggatggatttattaaacataaacgtattataatagtatgaaataaatatgcatgtagatgaaaaaaaaaccaaaaacaactatgtaagaaaaaataagctttgttaatgaaaatgtgttatagataatatgtataaaaagaggaaactatgtaatcaatgtggttaaatgataatgtatgtataaacaaaataatatatggaaatagttttttttttttttttaaagaaaataagtaaaaaaaaaaaaagtggaatgaatccacataagagaagaaagtaaaaaagttaaatgaaaatttaagaagttatagatgcaaaaaaggatctgctggttttgtaaacattaaagaacaaaaatattaatattaatgttaaaggatgagaacaatattatgttaacagtaaacatttagtaagtaatgagtataacagagaatatgcattgttaaatgaaaatgtggtagatgaaaaaatcaaaaacaactatgtaagaaaaaaaataagcttgttaatgaaaatgtgttacagataatatgtttaaaaagaggaagctatgtaatcaatgtgataatatgtaaacaaatgaataaaactctttaaataagtatatgtatacagatgattaaacaaacattgtaaatataatgatatgtatagtgtatagtgaaaaatatatgtaaagagaacagtggtatggaaataaaagtgggatgaacccacataagataaaaaaaaaaaattatacaactgTGAATAGACTGCTTGCTCCAGAATTTTGGAAGCTATAGGGAAAATACTGATTGGTCTATAGTTTTCTACCTTTAGACGActgttctttttaaaaattggcTTTATTTTTGCTATTTTCAGTCCGATTGGTACTGATTCCGTTTTAATTGACATGTTTATAATATGTTTTAGGTATTTACTAATAACAGAGCGTCCGTCCTTCAAAAAGCGAGCAGCTATCCCATCTAGGCCACAGCTCTTTTTAGCATTACATTTTGAGAGTTCACTTAGGACAAAGTCCTCACCAATTTCTTCCAGAATTAACACGTTTTTTTCTACTTGATAGTAGTATTGAGAAGACACTTCTTTACAGGCGTTATGGGAACGTACGGGTAGATTTTCAGCAAGTTTATCTGCAACAGTTGTTAAGAAATTATTCATGTGTGATTAGTCACATGTTTATGCTCGTAACATTTTTCATCATTGATTTCCAAGACTATGTTGGTGTTGGATTTGGCATTATTGTCGTATCCAAGTTATTTCAACCCTTCCCAAAGACGTTTGgggttatttttgttttcttcaataCAGTTTATGTAGTAATTACTTTTGTGGTTTTTATGTCCCTATGGATGTTTGAAAGAAATATTAGCACTACAGCTAATGAAAATAAGAGTAGTAAATTTTGAGTAGTAAACACAGATTTTAGAGGTAAAAAGGCTTACAGTCATAGTTGTGCACCCACAAGGGAAAAGCCTAGTGAATCACCTTTGTTCACATGTGTATGTTGTAAGAAAAACCATAAGTTATGGGAATGTGTAAAATTCAGACAACTATCTATCAATGAAAGATGGAATATTGCTAGCCAAGAAAATTGTGCTTTAAGTGTCTATGTAAACATAGGGCAGTTGATTGTTAACGGGTTATGTCCTGTGGTATAAATGGGTATAAGAATGACCATAATAGATTGTTACATAGAGAAAAAGTTGAAAAGGAAAGTAATTTTGAAACTGTAGAGGTAGGAGTTGCCAGGGAAGGGGAGCATAAAGTAACTAAAACAGAAACAGGGACAAACACTACATTGTTAAGTAAAAACCAATCTATTGCTTTGCGAACCATACCAATCATAGTTAGTAATGGAAAGAAAAGAATAGAGGTAAATGCATTATTAGATGATGGTAGTACTCAGACATATGTTAATGAAGAGTTATGTGGAGAGTTGGGTCTCAGTGAAGTAACAGAAGAGATGGTTGTGAGTTTGTTAAGTGGTAATGATGAAAGATTTGTGACTAAGCCAGTTGAGATATTTGTATTACCGTTGGATGGATCTAAGAAATTTAAAGTGAATGCAGTGACTATAAGTGATGTTACTGGTAGACTAGAAGCGTCAGATTGGAGTAGTGTTAATAAGGATTGGGATCATTTGAGAGACATAGAATTTCTTGTGATAAGTAGTCAGAGAAAAGAGATAGATTTACTAATTGGAGTGGATTGTCCACAGTTGCATACAGCATTAGAAGAGAAATGTGGGGGTCCCGGAGAACCTGTTGCGAGAAGAACACCGTTAGGTTGGACGTGTGTTGGTCCTTTGAGTAGAAGTTTGCGAACAATATCACTACATGTGAATACTTACAAAACCAGTAGGGAACGAAGTAATGATGTGGACGAGTTGATGAGGAAGTTTTGGGAAGTAGATAGTTATGGAGTAAGTgatttgaaaatatataaagcTGAAGATGAAAGAGTGATTCAAAAAGTGTCAGAGTCATTGACAGCTGTTGATGAGCGATACAGTGTAAATATTCCGTGGCGGGAAGAAGGATTAAATATGGATAACAATTATGAGATGGCCTTTAAGAGATTAGAGTGTCTAGAAAGAAAATTAACTAGAGACAAGATGTTAGGCGATAATTATCAGAACGTTTTAGATAATTACAGATCCAAAGGCTATGTCAGAAAAATAGACCAATCCCTAACAGAACTAAATCAATGGTTTCTACCACATTTCCCAGTAGTTAAACCCGAAAGAGAAACAACGAAAGTTAGGTTAGTGTTCGACGCCGCGGCGCGTTATGGGGGAAGATGTTTGAATGATATGATCTATCCCGGGCCTAAATTGCAGACCGATTTATTCGATGTTTTATTAAGATTTAGAAAGGAAAAGGTAGCAATTATTTGCGATATTGCAGAAATATATCTCCAGATTGGAGTGCAACCAGAAGATAGGAAAATGCTTAGGTTTTTGTGGCAAGATTTAGACACAGAGCGGATGCCAGAAATTTATGAGTTTAATCGACTAGTGTTTGGTCTTAATGTTGCGCCATTCTTAGCTCAATTTGTAACTCAGGAACAGGCGCGAAAGAATTCTAAAGAGTATCTCCTAGGAGCACGAGCTGTTTTAGACTCTACCTACATGGATGACACCATGGCCTCGGTTAAAAATGAGCAAGAGGCAGTAGAGTTATATAGAGAGATTAAAGAATTATGGGGAAGCGCGGGTATGAGTGCTAGAAAATGGGTTTCAAATTCAAAAGCGGTACTGGAAAAAATACCAGAAGTAGATAGAGCTAAAGAAATCAAATTAAGTGGGAACGAGTTACCTTCTGCAAAAACCTTAGGATTTAATATGGAAAGCCGTGGAAGATACATTTAAGTTTCAAGGAGGTTCTGGTCCTTCTAATGTCTGTAAGTTAACCAAGAGATTAGCTTTGAGTAGAATCGCTTTTATATTTTATCCACTAGGGGTTTTTCCTGTAGTAGTTGCAGGCAAGATAATTATGCAGGAGATTTGGGCAAATGGATTAGCCTGGGATGAAGAGTTGTCCCCTGATGTAGGTCAGAAATTAGAACGATGAATAGCAAATTTGGGCGAATTAAAAGATATAGAAATAGAAAGAAACCCAGGTGAGCGTGAGAATCAAGAGTTGCATACATTTGTTGACGCGTCAAATGACGCTTATGCGGCGGTTGTGTATTCAGTGTCACAGAATTATAACGatgttaaaaaaagaaatgtaagATTAGTCGCGTTCGAGACAAAAGTAGCTCCTCTTAAATCCATGAGTATCTCGAGACATGAGTTGATGGCAGCTATGTTAGGTTTAAAGCTTGCGAAATCTGTTGTAAATCCGTTACAATGTCAACTAAAGGAAGTGAAATTTGGAGTGACAGTATGAATGTATTGTGGTGGACTCGAGGTCATAGTAGAGATTTTAAGCCGTTCGTTGCTAATCGAATTGGTGAAATACAAGGTCAAACAAACCCTAGTCAATGGAGATATATACCCACTAAATTAAACCCTGCGGATGTGGCTTCGCAAGGATGTACTGTTATAGAGTTGCAGCAGAATGAATTTTGGTGGCGAGGTCCTGAAATCTTAAGTGATTGTGAGATGCAATGGCCAGAAAATAAGATTGAGAATGTGATAGATGAAATAGAGATTAAGAAAAGAACGAAAACGTTATTGAGTAAAGTGGTACCAAGAGTGAAAAGTGATAACTGGAGATTAAACCCAATAAGGTACTCTAGTTGGAATAAGTTAGTGTGTGTATTTGCGTATGTGATgcgttttataaataaatgtaggtTAAAAGACAAAGTCAGAGGACCATTAAATGTAGATGAGGTTAAGGACTCGGAAATTGCCATAATTCAAAACGCACAGGGTGATGAGTTCTCAGACGAAATTAAGAGATTAAGTAAGGGTGAAATACTAAATACAAAGAGTAATATAAGTGGATTGAATCCTCGAATGGATGCCGATTATTTGCTTAGAGCAAATGGACGTTTAAGTCTAAATGAGGCGATATCATATGATGTAAGATATCCCATTATATTACCGAGGAAACATCATGTCactaaattaattgtaaaaatgtatCATGAGTTAGGAAATCATGTAATAGGTACAACTCATAAACTGTCATTATTATCtgagaagtaggcctactgggtACAAGCGGCTAGAGAAGAAATAAGAGAAtgcgaaaaaaaattgtatgggATGTAGGCGTAGATTAGCTAAACAAGGGGATCAAATAATGGCTCCATTACCTAAGGATAGAACTAAAACTGAGAGTTTAAAGGTGTTTACTAGAGTCGCAGTAGACTATGCAGATCCCTTCCTTACTAAACAGGGTAGAGGAAAGGTACAAACAAAACGTTATTTGTGTTTGTTCACATGTTTATCCTCTAGAGCCGTGTACTAGGAAATGGCGTACGGTTTAGACACAGATACGTTTCTAAATGCTTTTCATAGATTTGTCAGTAGAAGGGGTAAACCCGAGGAAATGATGTCTGATAACGGGACACATTTTGTAGGAGCTGATAGAGAATTAAAGGGAGTGTTAAAATCGTTAGATAACGATAAAATTCAAAGTGTGACAGTGGTCACTGGTATAAAGTTGAGTTTTATTCCACATATGACCCCACATTTTGGTGGAGTACATGAAAGTCTTATAAAATCTGCTAAaagggctaggcctatataacggAAAAATAGTTATATTCTGCATTTGTAGGAGCAGAGGGTATAATAAACTCACGTCCATTAACATATCAATCTGCCTCAGTAAAGGATGTAATTCCATTAACTCCAAACCATTGTTTACCGTGTCAAATGGGAGGTAATCTAGCTCCAGAGAGCATATTTGACACAACAGTTTTTAATCCTAGGAAACAATGGAGACGTGTCCAAGAATTAATGCGACACTTTTGGAATAGGTGGTTAAGGGAGTGGTTACCAGCATTGAACAAACGAAAAAAGTGGAGGGAACCCAAGAGGGATCTTAGAGTTGATGAAGTGGTATTGGTAGTTCAGAAAGGTACGGTACGTGGTCAATGGCCATTGGgtagaataaaagaaatatattagTCTGGGAGCCCAGAAGGTTTTAATTAGCAATTTCAGTACAAAAGGTTTGAGGTGTGGAGTATGTAGATATGGTCTATGGGACCCAGAAATGGCAATTCTTAAGTGACGGGTCCTGTTCAATTTTAAGGGGGAAATGGCAATTCTTAAGTGACGGGTCCTGTTCAATTTTAAGAGGGAACCACCCAAATTACCCCTAAAATTGGATTTAATTAGAATTTCGAGTACATGGACCAAAccaattctaaaatgttttctgACCTATCAGGAATCAATATCCATAATTCTTAAGTGAAAATTCCTGTGCTAAATTTACTTAAGAACGCCTTTAATTAGTGCTAATTAGACATTTAATTCGCATTTTGAGTACATCAACAAAATTCACACCACACATACTTATGAACATACTGATTAAGGATTCATCATTCTTAAATTTGAAATCTGGGGCCAAAGCCACTTAAGAATGGGTCAAAGCTGCTTATgagtgggtcaaaggtcaaaaaaattaaattcaattttaattaatattttaagtacTGTTACGGGCACGCTCGTTAggctgaaaccaacaataagaatataacaaaacacgttgtagttgtcgtccatctttattcatctcCTCCTTTCTCTCTAGATGGCTCACTTCCGTGTGACAAACCCATCACACACCCCCACATAAAGAAAGTTTGATATGATTAAACTTATAACTGTTTACTATAACATCTTAAATCTtttcttatacagtagttattttaaCAGGTCGTTGAT from Antedon mediterranea chromosome 5, ecAntMedi1.1, whole genome shotgun sequence carries:
- the LOC140049801 gene encoding uncharacterized protein, whose protein sequence is MSCGINGYKNDHNRLLHREKVEKESNFETVEVGVAREGEHKVTKTETGTNTTLLSKNQSIALRTIPIIVSNGKKRIEVNALLDDGSTQTYVNEELCGELGLSEVTEEMVVSLLSGNDERFVTKPVEIFVLPLDGSKKFKVNAVTISDVTGRLEASDWSSVNKDWDHLRDIEFLVISSQRKEIDLLIGVDCPQLHTALEEKCGGPGEPVARRTPLGWTCVGPLSRSLRTISLHVNTYKTSRERSNDVDELMRKFWEVDSYGVSDLKIYKAEDERVIQKVSESLTAVDERYSVNIPWREEGLNMDNNYEMAFKRLECLERKLTRDKMLGDNYQNVLDNYRSKGYVRKIDQSLTELNQWFLPHFPVVKPERETTKVRLVFDAAARYGGRCLNDMIYPGPKLQTDLFDVLLRFRKEKVAIICDIAEIYLQIGVQPEDRKMLRFLWQDLDTERMPEIYEFNRLVFGLNVAPFLAQFVTQEQARKNSKEYLLGARAVLDSTYMDDTMASVKNEQEAVELYREIKELWGSAGMSARKWVSNSKAVLEKIPEVDRAKEIKLSGNELPSAKTLGFNMESRGRYI
- the LOC140049802 gene encoding uncharacterized protein, with amino-acid sequence MSTKGSEIWSDSMNVLWWTRGHSRDFKPFVANRIGEIQGQTNPSQWRYIPTKLNPADVASQGCTVIELQQNEFWWRGPEILSDCEMQWPENKIENVIDEIEIKKRTKTLLSKVVPRVKSDNWRLNPIRYSSWNKLVCVFAYVMRFINKCRLKDKVRGPLNVDEVKDSEIAIIQNAQGDEFSDEIKRLSKGEILNTKSNISGLNPRMDADYLLRANGRLSLNEAISYDVRYPIILPRKHHVTKLIVKMYHELGNHVIGTTHKLSLLSEK
- the LOC140049803 gene encoding uncharacterized protein; this encodes MAYGLDTDTFLNAFHRFVSRRGKPEEMMSDNGTHFVGADRELKGVLKSLDNDKIQSVTVVTGAEGIINSRPLTYQSASVKDVIPLTPNHCLPCQMGGNLAPESIFDTTVFNPRKQWRRVQELMRHFWNRWLREWLPALNKRKKWREPKRDLRVDEVVLVVQKGTVRGQWPLGRIKEIY